A section of the Gloeobacter violaceus PCC 7421 genome encodes:
- the hisIE gene encoding bifunctional phosphoribosyl-AMP cyclohydrolase/phosphoribosyl-ATP diphosphatase HisIE yields MAPHQFKSKGAPTLVHVREAARFDRDGLIPAVVQDVLDGTVLMVAWMNREALERTLETGESWFWSRSRQELWHKGATSGHRQKIKALRYDCDSDVLLLTVEQQGDIACHLGERSCFHRDEAGDYDLPPADTLSQVFRVVEERKAHPHPDSYTSRLLEAGSNKILKKIGEEATEVVMAAKDGERVAEEVADLWYHTLVLLAHADVDILDVYRALQQRRR; encoded by the coding sequence ATGGCGCCCCACCAGTTCAAGAGTAAGGGAGCACCCACTTTGGTCCACGTACGGGAAGCTGCCCGCTTCGACCGCGACGGGCTCATCCCCGCCGTTGTGCAGGATGTGCTGGATGGCACGGTGCTGATGGTGGCCTGGATGAACCGCGAGGCGCTTGAACGCACGCTCGAAACCGGCGAGAGCTGGTTCTGGAGTCGCTCGCGCCAGGAACTCTGGCACAAAGGCGCCACCTCCGGCCACCGGCAAAAAATCAAAGCCCTGCGCTACGACTGCGACAGCGACGTGCTGCTGCTCACCGTCGAGCAGCAGGGCGACATCGCCTGCCATCTGGGCGAGCGCAGTTGCTTTCACCGCGACGAGGCGGGCGACTACGACCTACCCCCGGCCGACACCCTCTCTCAGGTCTTCCGCGTCGTAGAGGAGCGCAAAGCCCATCCCCATCCCGATTCTTATACCAGCCGCCTGCTCGAAGCCGGATCCAACAAGATCCTTAAGAAAATCGGCGAGGAGGCGACCGAGGTGGTGATGGCCGCCAAAGACGGCGAGCGAGTAGCCGAAGAAGTGGCCGACCTCTGGTACCACACGCTGGTGCTGTTGGCCCACGCCGATGTCGATATCCTCGATGTTTATCGGGCGCTCCAGCAGCGGCGGCGCTGA
- a CDS encoding tetratricopeptide repeat protein, which produces MTALRRLLGLLVAVWLGWVAPPAPGVSAAPSKATMPVERWQQAQTHLRRSDYARLADECSRMLRQDAAFEPAYRWRAQARLRLGDLKGGLADAEQAIRLVPTNAEAYLLRGELHATAGTAAAARADYLQAVQASPDDAEGLRVRAMAQYALGDGDGALMHLDRAVVLDARKERAYLQRGLLRAQRGDREGARADYLRAVVLAHDYVPAHLQLAALAQQRGEYAAAVETLDRVIELNKSHPLAHANRGLAKLKLKEYRAAAADFSRAITLNAPAPAMLRLNRAVALAELRDHPAALTDLGEAIRLDPKLAAAHGNRGLVRTRSGDFKGAIADFDRQLALDPSSADAYIGRADARTRSGDLQGALADFDRAVDLSPSSFALRSRAELHVRLKAYKEAIADYDRVIALEPKLPTAYVGRGNARLGLQDTQGALADYDQALALDSAFGRAYYNRGLANFRLRSYRKAVNDFDRALDHNFDSAPVFLNRGLALAGLGERGAALADWRKAATLFRERNDQVGYRRARELIERVSRKSDLFA; this is translated from the coding sequence ATGACTGCTTTGCGTCGCTTGCTCGGTTTATTGGTTGCCGTCTGGCTAGGTTGGGTTGCCCCACCCGCTCCGGGGGTGTCGGCGGCACCGTCCAAGGCGACGATGCCGGTGGAGCGATGGCAGCAGGCCCAGACCCACCTGCGGCGGTCCGACTACGCGCGTCTGGCCGACGAGTGCAGCCGGATGCTCCGGCAGGATGCCGCCTTTGAACCCGCCTACCGGTGGCGGGCACAGGCAAGATTGCGCCTGGGAGATCTAAAAGGGGGCCTGGCCGACGCCGAGCAGGCCATCCGGTTGGTGCCCACCAACGCCGAAGCGTATTTGCTGCGCGGCGAACTGCACGCCACCGCCGGTACCGCCGCGGCGGCCCGGGCTGATTATCTGCAGGCGGTGCAGGCCAGCCCCGACGACGCCGAGGGGCTCAGGGTGCGGGCGATGGCCCAGTACGCTTTGGGCGACGGCGACGGAGCGTTGATGCATCTTGATCGCGCCGTTGTCCTCGACGCGCGCAAGGAGCGCGCCTACCTGCAACGGGGGTTGCTGCGCGCCCAGCGCGGCGATCGCGAGGGGGCGCGCGCCGACTATTTACGGGCGGTGGTCCTGGCCCACGACTATGTGCCCGCCCACCTGCAGCTGGCTGCTCTGGCGCAGCAGCGCGGCGAGTACGCCGCCGCCGTCGAAACCCTGGACCGGGTCATCGAGCTGAACAAAAGCCACCCCCTCGCCCACGCCAACCGGGGCCTGGCGAAGCTCAAGCTCAAAGAGTACCGGGCTGCCGCCGCCGATTTCAGCCGGGCCATTACCCTGAACGCCCCGGCACCGGCGATGCTCCGCCTCAACCGCGCCGTCGCCCTGGCCGAACTGAGGGACCATCCGGCGGCTCTCACGGATCTGGGCGAAGCGATCCGCCTCGATCCGAAGCTCGCCGCCGCCCACGGCAACCGGGGTCTGGTGCGCACCCGCTCGGGCGACTTTAAAGGAGCCATCGCCGATTTTGACCGGCAACTCGCCCTCGATCCGAGCAGTGCCGACGCCTACATCGGTCGGGCGGACGCCCGCACCCGCTCCGGGGATCTCCAGGGGGCGCTGGCTGATTTTGACCGGGCCGTCGATCTGTCGCCTTCATCGTTTGCCCTACGCAGTCGGGCCGAGTTGCACGTGCGGCTCAAAGCTTACAAAGAAGCGATCGCCGACTACGACCGGGTGATCGCCCTGGAGCCGAAGCTTCCCACCGCTTATGTCGGCCGCGGCAACGCCCGCCTCGGCCTACAGGACACCCAGGGGGCGCTTGCCGATTACGACCAGGCCCTCGCCCTGGATTCGGCCTTCGGACGGGCCTATTACAACCGCGGCCTCGCCAACTTCCGGCTGCGCAGTTACCGCAAGGCGGTCAACGACTTTGACCGGGCTCTGGACCACAACTTCGACAGCGCCCCGGTCTTTCTCAATCGCGGTCTTGCCCTCGCGGGCCTGGGCGAGCGCGGTGCGGCGCTCGCCGACTGGCGCAAGGCTGCGACCCTCTTTCGCGAGCGCAACGACCAGGTAGGTTACCGCCGTGCCCGCGAACTCATCGAGCGCGTCAGCCGCAAAAGCGACCTGTTCGCCTGA
- a CDS encoding Uma2 family endonuclease, giving the protein MQEIRKHEALQPRLFSASEYYRMVADHLLDRTEHFDPLRGQITQSASGDPHSWTVGEYYRLGELGILHPEERLELIDGQILPVSPQGPLHAESVEHLAKVLAAALAGEALLRNEKPVVLGQFAEPVPDLAVVENRSYRHRHPGPENILLIIEVADSSLEYDLGTKRAMYAQAGIQEYWVVNLRQRRLHRFSHPGGNRYLEETILNASDTVTSAAFLGMTFVVEALLLPPE; this is encoded by the coding sequence ATGCAGGAGATCCGAAAGCACGAGGCATTGCAGCCACGTCTTTTCAGCGCCTCCGAGTATTACCGGATGGTCGCGGATCATCTGCTGGATCGCACTGAGCACTTTGACCCATTGCGCGGGCAAATTACACAAAGCGCCTCCGGAGATCCGCATTCCTGGACGGTTGGGGAATACTACCGATTGGGAGAGTTAGGAATCTTACATCCCGAAGAGCGGCTGGAGCTGATCGATGGACAAATTCTGCCTGTGAGTCCCCAGGGGCCTTTGCACGCTGAATCGGTAGAGCATTTGGCAAAAGTACTCGCTGCCGCGTTGGCTGGCGAAGCGCTTTTGCGCAATGAAAAACCTGTGGTCCTCGGCCAGTTTGCCGAGCCTGTGCCGGATCTGGCAGTGGTCGAAAACCGCAGCTATCGCCATCGGCATCCCGGCCCGGAAAATATCCTGCTCATCATTGAGGTGGCCGATTCCAGTCTGGAATACGACCTTGGGACCAAGCGCGCAATGTACGCACAGGCAGGGATACAGGAGTACTGGGTAGTCAATCTCAGGCAGCGCCGACTCCATCGCTTTAGCCATCCGGGCGGCAATCGCTATCTGGAAGAGACCATTCTGAATGCATCCGATACCGTGACCTCCGCGGCATTCCTAGGAATGACGTTTGTCGTAGAAGCCCTGCTGCTGCCTCCGGAGTAG
- a CDS encoding DUF885 domain-containing protein — MQSSKPSRWAWAIGWAAAATFAVGVPAPAAPEAYTQLVDAYFKATFEVNPSFGTYAGFHEYDTRLENFSQPARTAWIAKLKAFMKSFEAIDPASLNPAERNDREIVLASIRSNLLELDRIQMWKRNPDMYPSAVTGSIFKLVKRDFAPPAERLRSVIAREEQIPAALQTARTLLSNPPRIYTEIALQQLPGNVEFFKTTVPEAFAEVKDPALLARFKRANARTIAALGRYERFLKTDLLPRSKGNFAIGAESYRLKLLYDEMVDIPLDRMLEIGYAQLRKDQQELVQTARRIDPAKSVREVLALVEDDHPTAKELIPAAQKQLDALRQFLVDKRIITVPGDVQAQVTETPPFLRALTFASMDTPGPYESKATEAYYNITLPDPKWPAKRQEDYLRGYNYPLLNTVSVHEVWPGHYTQFLWVKNNPDLSKVRKLITANSNAEGWAHYTEQMMLDEGYGEGDPKLRFGQLIDALLRDCRYIVGIQMHTQGMTYEQAVDFFVKEGFQQRVNAEIESKRGTADPTFLIYTLGKLQILKLRDDYRQKMGDQFTLLEFHDRYIKAGSPPIKIVRRELLGDDSPSL, encoded by the coding sequence ATGCAGAGCAGCAAGCCAAGCCGGTGGGCATGGGCGATCGGGTGGGCGGCGGCGGCGACTTTTGCTGTGGGGGTGCCCGCTCCCGCCGCCCCCGAAGCCTACACCCAACTGGTGGACGCCTACTTCAAGGCCACCTTCGAGGTCAATCCCAGCTTTGGCACCTACGCGGGCTTCCACGAGTACGATACCCGGCTGGAAAATTTTTCACAGCCCGCCCGTACCGCCTGGATCGCAAAGCTCAAGGCATTCATGAAATCTTTTGAGGCCATCGACCCGGCAAGCCTCAATCCGGCCGAGCGCAACGACCGCGAAATCGTGCTCGCTTCGATCCGCTCCAATTTGCTCGAACTGGATCGCATCCAGATGTGGAAGCGCAACCCGGATATGTACCCGAGTGCCGTCACCGGCAGCATCTTCAAACTGGTCAAACGCGACTTCGCCCCGCCCGCCGAGCGGCTGCGCTCGGTGATCGCCCGCGAGGAGCAGATTCCTGCCGCCCTCCAGACCGCCCGCACTCTGCTATCCAACCCGCCACGCATCTACACCGAAATCGCTCTGCAGCAACTGCCGGGGAACGTCGAATTTTTCAAGACCACCGTACCGGAGGCTTTTGCCGAGGTCAAAGACCCGGCCCTGCTCGCGCGCTTCAAACGCGCCAACGCCCGCACGATTGCCGCTCTGGGCCGCTACGAACGGTTTCTCAAAACAGATCTGCTCCCCCGCTCAAAAGGCAACTTCGCCATCGGGGCTGAGAGTTATCGCCTGAAGCTGCTTTATGACGAGATGGTCGACATTCCCCTCGACCGGATGCTGGAAATCGGCTATGCCCAACTGCGCAAGGACCAGCAGGAACTGGTCCAGACCGCCAGGCGCATCGATCCGGCCAAATCGGTGCGCGAGGTGCTCGCCCTCGTCGAAGACGATCACCCCACCGCCAAAGAGCTGATCCCCGCCGCCCAAAAACAACTCGACGCGCTGCGCCAGTTTCTGGTAGATAAGCGGATCATCACCGTGCCCGGCGATGTGCAGGCCCAGGTGACCGAGACGCCGCCATTCTTGCGCGCCCTCACGTTCGCATCGATGGACACCCCCGGCCCCTACGAGAGCAAAGCGACCGAGGCTTACTACAACATCACCCTTCCCGATCCGAAATGGCCCGCCAAACGCCAGGAGGACTACCTGCGCGGCTACAACTATCCGCTGCTCAACACCGTTTCGGTGCACGAGGTTTGGCCCGGCCACTATACCCAGTTTTTGTGGGTCAAAAACAACCCGGATCTCTCGAAGGTGCGCAAGCTCATCACAGCCAACTCCAACGCCGAGGGCTGGGCGCACTACACCGAGCAGATGATGCTCGACGAGGGTTATGGCGAGGGCGATCCAAAATTGCGCTTCGGCCAACTCATCGACGCGCTGTTGCGCGACTGCCGCTACATCGTGGGCATCCAGATGCACACCCAGGGCATGACCTACGAGCAGGCGGTCGACTTTTTCGTCAAAGAGGGTTTTCAGCAGCGGGTGAACGCCGAAATCGAAAGCAAGCGCGGCACCGCCGACCCGACCTTTCTTATCTATACCCTCGGCAAGCTGCAAATTCTCAAGCTGCGCGACGATTACCGCCAGAAAATGGGAGACCAATTTACGCTGCTCGAGTTCCACGACCGCTATATCAAAGCCGGCTCGCCGCCCATCAAGATCGTGCGGCGCGAACTGCTCGGCGACGACAGCCCGAGTCTTTGA